The Flavobacterium commune genome contains a region encoding:
- the porV gene encoding type IX secretion system outer membrane channel protein PorV — translation MKKTILLTLSLFSISLIQAQQRPITVAVPFLSVTADARAAGMADIGVATSADAFSQQWNPAKYAFAIDKQGVSGSYTPYLTGLANDISLGQFTYYNKISDRSAFAASLRYFGFGDIELRRTGEPDEAFATVAPNEFAIDGSYSLKLSEKFSMAVGARFIHSNLKVATDNGDATAASSFAIDIAGFYQSEEIAYNSFNGRWRAGFNIQNLGPKISYDNDEISSNFLPANLKLGTGFDFILDDYNKLGLNVELNKLLVPTPKVGYDNNSGTYTGTDMNGDGVVDNTDFSLSNNEYRRTGWFSGVFKSLGDAPDGFSEELKEVIYSVGAEYSYQDAFAMRMGYHHENTNKSGLRYFSLGAGFKYTSLKIDLSYLFSASKIPNPLENTLRFSLTLNFGDKYEQY, via the coding sequence ATGAAAAAAACAATACTTTTAACCCTTTCTTTGTTTTCTATTTCGCTAATCCAAGCCCAACAAAGACCCATCACAGTAGCAGTTCCTTTTTTATCTGTTACTGCTGACGCAAGAGCCGCGGGTATGGCCGACATAGGGGTAGCCACCTCTGCGGATGCTTTTTCGCAACAATGGAACCCTGCCAAATATGCTTTTGCCATTGACAAACAAGGTGTCAGCGGCAGTTACACACCCTATTTAACAGGTCTTGCTAACGATATTTCATTAGGACAATTTACTTATTACAACAAAATTTCTGACCGTAGTGCTTTTGCAGCCAGCCTTCGCTATTTTGGCTTTGGAGACATCGAATTAAGAAGAACAGGAGAACCTGACGAAGCATTTGCAACTGTCGCTCCTAATGAATTTGCCATCGATGGATCTTACTCACTTAAACTAAGTGAAAAATTTTCCATGGCTGTTGGCGCAAGATTCATTCATTCTAATCTAAAAGTTGCAACCGACAATGGAGACGCTACCGCTGCGAGTTCCTTTGCAATTGATATAGCCGGTTTTTACCAATCGGAAGAAATAGCATACAACAGCTTCAACGGAAGATGGAGAGCCGGATTCAATATTCAAAATCTGGGACCAAAAATCAGCTATGATAATGACGAAATTAGCTCTAACTTTTTGCCAGCCAATTTAAAACTAGGAACGGGTTTTGACTTTATTTTAGACGATTATAACAAATTAGGATTAAACGTAGAACTCAACAAGCTACTTGTACCTACACCAAAAGTAGGATACGACAATAACAGCGGTACTTACACAGGTACCGACATGAATGGTGATGGCGTTGTTGACAATACAGACTTTAGCTTATCCAATAACGAATACAGAAGAACCGGATGGTTTTCGGGTGTTTTTAAATCTTTAGGCGACGCTCCTGACGGATTTAGCGAAGAACTAAAAGAAGTCATTTATTCCGTAGGTGCCGAGTATTCTTATCAGGATGCCTTTGCTATGCGTATGGGGTACCATCATGAGAACACTAACAAAAGCGGATTACGATATTTTTCTCTTGGAGCAGGTTTTAAATATACTTCATTAAAAATCGATTTATCTTATTTATTCTCTGCCTCTAAAATCCCAAATCCTTTGGAAAACACACTCCGTTTTTCATTAACACTTAATTTTGGAGACAAATACGAACAATACTAA
- the miaE gene encoding tRNA-(ms[2]io[6]A)-hydroxylase codes for MLGLKLATDPRWVNIVESNIEEILTDHAWCEQKAASNAISLITQNSEKEELVTELVLIAQEEIEHFKMVHDLIKERGLTFGRERKDSYVNELFKFMKKDGSRNDALCERLLFSAMIEARSCERFKVLSENIKDPELAKFYRDLMISEANHYTTFLGFARKYADNVDVDKRWKEWIEYETSIITNYGKNETIHG; via the coding sequence ATGTTAGGATTAAAGTTAGCCACAGATCCAAGATGGGTCAACATTGTAGAATCTAATATCGAAGAAATTTTAACCGACCATGCCTGGTGCGAACAAAAAGCAGCTTCTAACGCTATAAGTCTTATTACCCAAAACTCTGAAAAAGAGGAATTGGTCACTGAATTAGTGCTTATTGCCCAAGAAGAAATAGAACATTTTAAAATGGTTCATGACCTTATCAAAGAAAGAGGACTCACTTTTGGACGTGAACGCAAAGACAGCTACGTTAATGAACTATTCAAATTCATGAAAAAAGACGGAAGCCGTAATGATGCTTTGTGCGAGCGTTTGCTTTTTTCGGCTATGATTGAAGCCAGAAGTTGCGAGCGTTTCAAAGTATTATCAGAAAACATCAAAGATCCAGAATTAGCTAAATTCTATCGTGATTTAATGATAAGCGAAGCAAACCACTATACTACTTTTTTAGGCTTTGCCCGAAAATATGCCGACAACGTTGATGTGGATAAACGCTGGAAAGAGTGGATTGAGTATGAAACTTCAATAATTACAAACTACGGAAAGAACGAAACCATTCACGGATAA
- a CDS encoding UDP-N-acetylmuramoyl-tripeptide--D-alanyl-D-alanine ligase, whose amino-acid sequence MDINYIHSLFLKCSGVSIDTRKIEPKSLFVAIKGDRFDANTFAAEALEKGASCVIIDNEAYYIDERTVLVEDSLVALQELAKFHRNYLKLPIVALTGSNGKTTTKELINVVLAKKYKTKATVGNLNNHIGVPLTLLSFDANTEIGIVEMGANHKKEIEFLCEIAQPDYGYITNFGKAHLEGFGGVEGVIQGKSEMYQYLAKNDKLAFINLEDPIQLEKSKDLKHYSFGINKKNANVVIAEVKANPFVEVGFDSLQIKTHLIGLYNANNVNAALTIGKFFEVEDEAIKAALESYIPENNRSQLLTKGTNEIILDAYNANPSSMAVAIANFLQLEKSNKIMILGDMFELGEESHKEHEALVNSLVNEANVRCYFVGKAFFECQLAKDNFYFYDSFDAFSVGLEGVNFENNTILIKGSRGMALERTLDFIK is encoded by the coding sequence ATGGATATCAATTACATTCATAGTTTATTTTTAAAATGTAGCGGAGTTTCGATAGATACCCGAAAAATTGAACCAAAATCATTGTTTGTTGCTATTAAAGGCGATCGATTTGATGCCAATACTTTTGCTGCAGAAGCATTAGAGAAAGGTGCTTCTTGTGTGATAATTGACAATGAAGCTTACTACATTGATGAGAGAACGGTTTTAGTAGAGGATAGTTTAGTTGCTTTGCAGGAATTGGCAAAGTTTCATAGGAATTATTTGAAATTGCCTATTGTTGCTCTTACAGGAAGTAATGGGAAAACCACTACTAAGGAGTTGATTAATGTGGTTTTGGCTAAAAAATACAAGACGAAAGCTACTGTTGGGAATTTGAATAACCATATTGGTGTTCCGTTGACCTTGTTGTCTTTTGATGCAAATACCGAAATTGGGATTGTTGAAATGGGTGCCAATCACAAAAAAGAAATCGAATTTCTTTGCGAAATTGCCCAACCTGATTATGGTTATATTACTAATTTTGGTAAAGCACACTTAGAGGGCTTTGGGGGTGTGGAAGGCGTTATTCAAGGAAAGAGCGAAATGTATCAATATCTTGCAAAGAATGATAAATTAGCTTTTATTAATCTTGAAGACCCTATTCAGCTTGAAAAATCCAAAGATTTAAAACACTATTCTTTTGGAATAAATAAGAAAAACGCAAATGTTGTGATTGCTGAAGTTAAAGCTAATCCTTTTGTAGAAGTTGGTTTTGATTCGCTTCAAATCAAAACGCATTTGATAGGTTTGTATAATGCCAATAATGTAAATGCGGCTCTGACTATTGGGAAGTTTTTTGAAGTTGAGGATGAAGCGATAAAAGCAGCATTAGAGAGTTATATTCCTGAGAATAATAGATCACAATTGTTGACTAAGGGAACTAACGAGATTATTCTGGATGCTTATAATGCCAATCCAAGCAGTATGGCTGTTGCGATTGCTAATTTTTTACAGCTTGAAAAATCAAATAAAATAATGATTTTAGGAGATATGTTCGAGCTGGGTGAGGAAAGTCATAAAGAGCATGAAGCTTTGGTGAATTCGTTAGTGAACGAAGCTAATGTAAGATGTTATTTTGTTGGGAAAGCTTTTTTTGAGTGCCAGCTAGCAAAAGATAATTTTTATTTTTATGACAGTTTTGATGCTTTTTCGGTTGGTTTAGAAGGAGTAAATTTCGAAAATAATACAATACTAATAAAAGGTTCTCGTGGTATGGCTTTAGAGCGTACTTTGGATTTTATAAAATAA
- a CDS encoding glycosyltransferase produces the protein MNQMQSLLIIGFVWPEPNSSAAGGRMMQLISLFQKQGFEITFASPAQDSDFMIDLKSYNVERKSIVLNSSSFDNFIKELNPSVVLFDRFMIEEQFGWRVAENCLNALRILDTEDLHCLRLARQKAFKEKREFQISDLLVEEVAKREIASILRCDLSLMISEYEIELLTTVFKIDQSLLCYLPLLLESNAIPDLAKLPSFEERKDFVFIGNFLHEPNWNAVQYLKETIWPLIKKQLPEAVLNIYGAYPSQKVLQLNNVKEGFLIQGRAENANEVVQKARVVLAPLRFGAGIKGKLLEAMQCGTPSGTTTIGAESMQDNLLWNGFVEDNQQQFADKAVQLYQDATTWLQAQKNGITIMNQRYLRNSFEEDFTTQIELLVTNIKQHRLNNFMGELLQHHTLKSTKYMSKWIEEKNKD, from the coding sequence ATGAATCAGATGCAATCGCTTTTAATAATTGGTTTTGTATGGCCTGAGCCTAATTCTTCTGCTGCAGGAGGAAGGATGATGCAGTTGATTTCTTTGTTTCAAAAGCAGGGCTTTGAAATTACTTTTGCAAGTCCGGCTCAGGATAGTGATTTTATGATTGATTTGAAATCTTATAATGTAGAACGAAAGTCGATTGTACTGAATTCTTCCAGTTTTGATAATTTTATAAAGGAGTTGAATCCTTCTGTGGTTTTGTTTGACCGATTTATGATTGAGGAGCAATTTGGCTGGCGAGTTGCCGAAAACTGTCTAAATGCTTTACGAATTCTAGATACCGAGGATTTGCATTGTTTGCGATTAGCTAGACAAAAAGCATTTAAGGAAAAACGAGAATTTCAAATCTCAGATTTATTAGTTGAAGAAGTTGCGAAGCGTGAAATCGCCAGTATTTTACGTTGTGATTTGTCGTTGATGATTTCCGAATATGAAATCGAATTATTGACAACTGTTTTTAAAATTGATCAAAGCTTATTGTGTTATTTGCCTCTTTTATTAGAATCGAATGCAATTCCTGATTTAGCGAAATTGCCTTCTTTTGAAGAACGAAAAGATTTTGTTTTTATAGGTAACTTTCTTCATGAACCCAATTGGAATGCGGTTCAGTATTTGAAAGAAACGATTTGGCCACTAATTAAAAAACAATTGCCTGAAGCTGTTTTAAATATTTATGGAGCTTATCCTTCTCAAAAAGTATTGCAATTAAATAATGTTAAAGAAGGGTTTTTGATTCAAGGACGTGCTGAAAATGCGAATGAAGTTGTTCAGAAAGCTCGAGTAGTTTTAGCTCCGTTGCGTTTTGGTGCAGGAATAAAAGGAAAATTACTCGAAGCAATGCAATGCGGTACGCCAAGTGGAACGACAACAATTGGAGCTGAATCGATGCAGGATAATTTACTATGGAATGGTTTTGTTGAAGATAATCAGCAGCAATTTGCTGATAAAGCAGTACAATTGTATCAAGATGCAACTACCTGGCTTCAAGCTCAAAAAAACGGAATCACAATTATGAATCAACGTTATTTGAGGAATTCATTTGAAGAAGATTTTACTACGCAAATTGAGCTTTTAGTTACGAATATAAAGCAACATCGGTTGAATAATTTTATGGGCGAATTGCTGCAACATCATACTTTAAAAAGCACAAAATATATGTCGAAATGGATTGAGGAGAAGAATAAGGATTAG
- the cdd gene encoding cytidine deaminase has product MEEIIITSKFTTYNSTKELPNEIQSLFEKAIQAQKSAYAPYSKFRVGAAISLDNGEIILGSNQENAAYPSGLCAERVALYQAASNFPEATISKIIITASPEATGITSPITPCGACRQSIAEYEIKQDSPIEIYFMGEIGKIYKSESLKNLLPLIFNKKLL; this is encoded by the coding sequence ATGGAAGAAATTATCATTACAAGCAAATTCACCACTTACAATTCTACAAAAGAGTTACCTAATGAAATTCAAAGCCTTTTCGAAAAAGCAATACAAGCTCAAAAAAGCGCTTACGCTCCTTATTCGAAATTCAGGGTTGGGGCAGCCATTTCTTTAGACAATGGAGAAATAATTTTAGGAAGCAATCAGGAAAATGCCGCTTACCCTTCTGGTCTTTGCGCAGAAAGAGTCGCATTATATCAGGCTGCATCAAATTTTCCGGAGGCAACAATTTCAAAAATAATCATTACAGCCTCACCCGAAGCAACAGGAATTACATCACCAATTACACCCTGCGGTGCGTGCCGACAATCTATAGCCGAATACGAGATTAAGCAAGACAGTCCAATTGAAATTTATTTCATGGGAGAAATAGGTAAGATTTACAAATCGGAATCTTTAAAAAACTTACTCCCTTTAATATTTAACAAAAAACTGCTCTAA
- the pdhA gene encoding pyruvate dehydrogenase (acetyl-transferring) E1 component subunit alpha, with product MKEVTKEVYLKWYEDMLLWRKFEDKLAALYIQQKVRGFLHLYNGQEAVLAGALHAMDLTKDKMITAYRNHVQPIGMGVDPRRVMAELLGKATGTSKGMGGSMHIFSKEHRFYGGHGIVGGQIPVGAGLAFGDKYFNTGGVTMTYFGDGAARQGSLHEAFNMAMLWKLPVVFIVENNGYAMGTSVERTANHTDIWKLGLGYEMPCGPVDGMNPVKVAEAMHEAIERARRGDGPTFLEMKTYRYRGHSMSDAQLYRSKEEVEEYKKIDPITQVLDIIKDKKYATDAEIEAIDERVKNLVQECVDFAESSPYPELEQLYDVVYAQEDYPFTPHKL from the coding sequence ATGAAAGAAGTTACAAAAGAAGTATATTTAAAGTGGTATGAAGACATGCTGCTTTGGAGAAAGTTTGAGGATAAACTAGCTGCATTATACATACAACAAAAAGTTAGAGGTTTTCTACATTTATATAATGGTCAGGAAGCCGTACTTGCAGGAGCATTGCATGCAATGGATTTAACCAAAGACAAAATGATTACTGCTTACAGAAACCACGTTCAGCCAATTGGTATGGGTGTTGATCCCAGACGTGTAATGGCTGAGTTACTTGGAAAAGCAACAGGAACTTCTAAAGGAATGGGTGGATCCATGCACATTTTCTCAAAAGAGCACCGTTTTTATGGTGGACACGGTATCGTTGGAGGTCAAATTCCAGTTGGTGCAGGTTTAGCTTTTGGAGACAAATACTTCAATACAGGAGGAGTTACAATGACCTATTTTGGTGATGGAGCTGCTCGTCAAGGTTCTTTACACGAAGCTTTCAACATGGCTATGTTATGGAAACTTCCAGTAGTTTTTATTGTTGAAAACAATGGTTACGCTATGGGAACTTCTGTTGAAAGAACAGCAAACCATACTGATATCTGGAAATTAGGTTTAGGATACGAAATGCCTTGTGGACCAGTTGATGGAATGAACCCTGTAAAAGTTGCCGAAGCAATGCACGAAGCTATCGAAAGAGCTCGTCGTGGTGACGGACCAACTTTCCTAGAAATGAAAACATACCGTTATAGAGGACACTCAATGTCTGATGCTCAATTATACCGTTCTAAAGAAGAAGTAGAAGAGTACAAAAAAATTGACCCTATTACTCAGGTATTGGACATCATTAAAGATAAAAAATACGCTACCGATGCAGAAATCGAAGCTATCGACGAAAGAGTAAAAAACTTAGTTCAGGAATGTGTTGATTTTGCTGAATCTTCTCCATATCCAGAACTTGAACAATTATACGACGTAGTTTACGCACAAGAAGATTATCCATTTACACCTCATAAACTATAA
- the gldJ gene encoding gliding motility lipoprotein GldJ — MKVDKITVFRLMLSVIVALGFASCSKKSSSKGASRATGWNVDNKTAAKKQEAGPGLVFVEGGTFTMGKVQDDVMHDWNNTPTQQHVQSFYMDETEVTNFMYLEYLDWVKNVFSPDDENYKDVYNGVVPDTLVWRNRLGYNETMTNNYLRHPAYADYPVVGVNWIQAVDFANWRTERVNEAILEKNGYLKKNAKTDDVNADNAFSTEAYLASPSTARGGSEEIVLKRAKGRAVKSKDGSVQEQKNVYAQRSSGIIMPEYRLPTEAEWEYAAAADVGQREYNIYKGQKKYPWSGEYTRSGKRQSRGDQLANFKQGNGDYGGIAGWSDDGADITNAVKSYPANDFGLYDMAGNVAEWVADVYRPIIDNEANDFNYFRGNMYTKNKIGADGKVEIVTRENMKYDTLSTGKLMARNFPGQIARVPVDEQETYLRQNFDKSNNIGYRDGDKQSSKYYNFGSSESDGEKEKNIAKMYNSPVHNVTTDSLGSMVRKYDRSSKRTTLINDKIRVYKGGSWRDRAYWLDPAQRRYFPQDMATDYIGFRCAMSRVGSKADKRKTPRN, encoded by the coding sequence ATGAAAGTAGATAAAATTACAGTTTTTCGCTTGATGTTGTCAGTGATAGTAGCTTTAGGTTTTGCTAGTTGTAGTAAAAAATCTAGCTCTAAAGGTGCTTCGAGGGCAACGGGTTGGAATGTAGATAATAAGACAGCAGCCAAAAAACAAGAGGCAGGTCCGGGTTTGGTTTTTGTTGAAGGTGGAACTTTTACAATGGGAAAAGTACAGGATGATGTAATGCACGATTGGAATAATACTCCTACTCAGCAACACGTCCAGTCTTTTTATATGGATGAGACTGAGGTGACTAATTTTATGTATTTAGAATATTTGGATTGGGTTAAAAATGTTTTTTCTCCTGATGATGAAAATTATAAAGATGTATATAACGGCGTTGTTCCTGATACACTTGTGTGGAGAAATCGTTTGGGATACAATGAAACTATGACCAATAACTATTTGAGACATCCTGCTTATGCAGATTATCCTGTTGTTGGGGTAAACTGGATTCAGGCTGTTGATTTTGCTAATTGGAGAACTGAGCGTGTTAACGAAGCTATTTTGGAGAAAAATGGGTATTTGAAAAAAAATGCAAAAACAGATGATGTAAATGCGGATAACGCTTTTAGTACTGAGGCTTATTTAGCATCGCCGTCAACTGCACGAGGCGGAAGCGAAGAAATTGTTTTAAAAAGAGCAAAGGGAAGAGCGGTAAAATCGAAAGACGGAAGTGTTCAGGAACAAAAAAATGTGTATGCTCAACGTTCTTCAGGAATTATTATGCCGGAATACAGGCTTCCAACTGAGGCTGAGTGGGAATATGCTGCTGCTGCTGATGTAGGTCAAAGAGAATATAATATTTATAAAGGACAAAAGAAATATCCTTGGTCAGGTGAATATACACGTTCAGGAAAAAGACAAAGCAGAGGAGATCAATTGGCCAATTTCAAACAAGGAAATGGTGATTATGGTGGAATTGCAGGTTGGTCTGATGATGGTGCTGATATTACAAACGCTGTTAAATCATATCCGGCAAATGACTTTGGATTGTATGATATGGCGGGTAACGTTGCCGAATGGGTAGCCGATGTTTACAGACCGATTATCGATAATGAGGCTAACGATTTTAACTACTTTAGAGGTAATATGTACACTAAGAATAAAATTGGTGCTGATGGAAAAGTAGAGATTGTTACCAGAGAAAACATGAAATACGATACTTTAAGTACCGGAAAGTTAATGGCTAGAAATTTTCCTGGTCAAATTGCCAGGGTTCCTGTTGATGAGCAAGAAACTTATTTGAGACAAAATTTTGATAAGAGTAACAACATAGGTTATAGAGATGGTGATAAGCAATCTTCTAAGTATTATAATTTTGGATCTTCTGAATCAGATGGTGAAAAAGAAAAAAACATTGCTAAAATGTATAATTCGCCAGTACACAATGTTACTACCGATAGTTTAGGTTCAATGGTGAGAAAATACGATAGATCAAGTAAAAGAACTACTTTGATAAACGATAAAATTAGAGTTTACAAAGGGGGGTCATGGAGAGACAGAGCGTATTGGTTAGATCCGGCTCAAAGAAGATACTTTCCTCAGGATATGGCCACCGATTATATTGGGTTTAGATGTGCGATGTCCAGAGTAGGTTCTAAAGCTGATAAAAGAAAAACACCAAGAAATTAA
- a CDS encoding dihydrolipoamide acetyltransferase family protein → MAIKVTMPRLSDTMTEGTVATWLKKVGDKISEGDILAEIETDKATMEFESFNEGTLLHIGIPEGETAPVDSLLAIIGNEGEDISALLSGDTAPAAAAPAATEAKKEETAAPAPAAAKPAASLPAGVVVVTMPRLSDTMTEGTVATWLKKVGDSVAEGDILAEIETDKATMEFESFNEGTLLYIGIQEGNTAPVDSLLAIIGPAGTDISGIADNYVAGGSTQAAPAAEETKAAPATETAAPVAQEAAADGKRILASPLAKKIASDKGIQLNQVKGSGENGRIVKSDIENFTPAAAAPQAAASAKAEAAAAPAPKPYVPAGQIATEEIKNSQMRKIIAKRLSESLFTAPHYNLVIEVTMDEAMKSRGIINSVPDTKVSFNDMVIKASALALKKHPKINSQWSADAITINYHVNIGVAVAVEDGLVVPVLPFTDGMSLSQIGASVRDLAGRAKSKKLLPSEMEGSTFTISNLGMFGITEFNSIINQPNSAILSVGAIVEKPVVKNGQIVVGNTMMLSLACDHRTIDGATGAQFLQTLKQYIENPVTMLA, encoded by the coding sequence ATGGCGATAAAAGTAACAATGCCTCGTTTGAGTGATACTATGACGGAAGGAACGGTAGCAACTTGGCTTAAAAAAGTAGGAGACAAAATTAGCGAAGGAGATATTCTTGCTGAAATTGAAACTGACAAAGCAACGATGGAATTCGAATCTTTCAACGAAGGAACACTTTTACATATTGGAATTCCGGAAGGAGAAACAGCCCCAGTAGATTCATTATTAGCAATTATCGGAAACGAAGGTGAAGACATTTCTGCTTTACTTTCTGGAGATACTGCACCAGCTGCTGCCGCTCCGGCTGCTACTGAAGCTAAAAAAGAAGAAACTGCTGCTCCAGCTCCAGCTGCTGCTAAACCAGCCGCTTCTTTACCAGCTGGTGTTGTAGTTGTGACTATGCCTCGTTTGAGTGATACAATGACTGAAGGAACAGTAGCTACCTGGTTGAAAAAAGTAGGTGACTCAGTTGCTGAAGGTGACATTCTTGCTGAAATCGAAACAGATAAAGCAACAATGGAATTTGAATCTTTCAACGAAGGAACCTTATTATATATCGGAATTCAGGAAGGAAATACAGCTCCTGTTGATAGTCTTTTAGCTATCATTGGACCTGCAGGAACAGACATCAGCGGAATTGCTGATAACTATGTTGCTGGAGGATCTACTCAGGCTGCTCCTGCTGCCGAAGAAACTAAAGCTGCGCCAGCTACTGAAACTGCTGCACCAGTTGCTCAGGAAGCTGCTGCTGACGGTAAAAGAATTTTGGCTTCACCATTAGCTAAAAAAATTGCTAGCGACAAAGGAATTCAATTAAATCAAGTAAAAGGTTCTGGAGAAAACGGACGTATCGTAAAAAGCGATATCGAGAACTTCACTCCTGCTGCTGCCGCCCCACAAGCTGCTGCGTCTGCAAAAGCTGAAGCTGCTGCTGCACCAGCCCCAAAACCTTATGTTCCAGCAGGGCAAATTGCAACTGAAGAAATCAAAAATTCGCAAATGCGTAAAATCATTGCGAAACGTTTATCTGAATCATTGTTTACTGCGCCACATTACAATTTAGTAATTGAGGTAACAATGGACGAAGCAATGAAATCAAGAGGAATTATCAATAGCGTTCCGGATACCAAAGTATCTTTCAATGATATGGTAATTAAAGCTTCCGCATTAGCTTTGAAAAAGCACCCAAAAATCAATTCACAATGGTCTGCTGACGCTATCACTATCAACTATCATGTAAATATTGGTGTTGCTGTTGCTGTTGAAGACGGATTAGTGGTTCCTGTACTACCATTTACAGATGGCATGAGTTTATCTCAAATTGGAGCAAGTGTAAGAGATTTGGCAGGTAGAGCTAAAAGCAAAAAATTATTACCATCAGAAATGGAAGGAAGTACGTTTACTATTTCTAACCTTGGAATGTTTGGTATCACTGAATTCAATTCTATCATCAACCAACCTAACTCTGCAATCCTTTCAGTAGGAGCTATCGTTGAAAAACCAGTGGTTAAAAACGGTCAGATTGTTGTTGGAAACACAATGATGTTATCTCTTGCTTGTGACCACCGTACTATCGATGGAGCAACTGGAGCACAGTTCTTACAAACATTAAAACAATACATTGAAAACCCAGTGACAATGCTTGCATAA